From Sphingomonas nostoxanthinifaciens, a single genomic window includes:
- a CDS encoding lytic transglycosylase domain-containing protein, which yields MAQTEHDRPAKPGAPDRERSRRLSSIARRLTPPALLALSVAAAAATLTFHPIRRAAPEESVAATAPTPAPGLPGRTDPLWRAIDQWTRLRQSDRLPFDDYASFLTAHPGWPGESGLRRAAERQIMPDQADPTRVAAYFTAMPPTTAAGRVRYAEALAALGRTPEARDAAAAAWTGGALSPDDEGRLTARFAGQFTPAEQDQRMERLLWDRATLSAQRQLNLVTPGRRPLYAARLAFQLKAADAAAQSAALGPTAERDAGFVVDRAAWLRDTGAWGTARTWLAQPRTLDAPPFDAQKYLEALLGFARAAANDHQDATVYGIALQADAAFAAGTDISGRPLAERDPYTSLVWLGGWTALKGLEHPKDAEAMFVRYARGSATPGTQAKGNYWAGRAAQAAGDAAGADIHLAAAAANVDQFYGQLATERLGRTISVPPDPAAPAIAPATRATFYDGELVHAARLLGQQRMWPEQTTFVRQIALGAKSDQDHVLVGELSRSMGRPDLGVIVSRQARASGSRDPIRIGFPQVTVPPAMQSQWTMVHAIARQESQFDREAMSPVGARGLLQLMPATAKEQAGKLGLPWEPSRLTEDIGYNVMIGSAFFDRMLTYYDGNYVLAVASYNAGPGNVNRFIRNNGDPRTPQVDVVDWIEKIPLAETRGYVQKVLENAVVYDLFNPARARTPEKDRLSYYLGKKSAG from the coding sequence ATGGCCCAGACCGAGCATGATCGCCCCGCCAAGCCAGGCGCGCCTGATAGGGAAAGGTCGCGCCGTCTGTCCAGCATCGCCCGCCGGCTGACCCCTCCCGCCTTGCTCGCGCTGTCGGTCGCGGCGGCGGCGGCAACCCTTACCTTCCACCCGATACGCCGCGCTGCGCCCGAAGAGTCGGTGGCGGCGACCGCGCCGACGCCGGCGCCGGGGCTGCCCGGCCGCACTGACCCGCTGTGGCGCGCGATCGACCAGTGGACGCGGCTGCGCCAGAGCGACCGCCTGCCGTTCGACGATTATGCGAGCTTCCTGACCGCGCATCCCGGCTGGCCGGGCGAATCGGGGCTGCGTCGCGCCGCCGAGCGCCAGATCATGCCGGATCAGGCCGATCCGACGCGGGTTGCCGCTTATTTCACCGCGATGCCGCCGACCACCGCGGCCGGCCGCGTGCGCTATGCCGAAGCGCTGGCGGCGCTCGGCCGCACGCCCGAGGCGCGCGATGCGGCGGCGGCGGCGTGGACCGGCGGCGCGCTCTCGCCCGACGACGAGGGGCGGCTGACCGCGCGCTTCGCCGGCCAGTTCACGCCGGCCGAGCAGGACCAACGGATGGAACGGCTGCTGTGGGATCGCGCCACGCTCTCGGCGCAGCGCCAGCTCAACCTCGTCACGCCCGGTCGCCGGCCGCTCTACGCCGCGCGGCTCGCCTTCCAGCTCAAGGCAGCCGATGCGGCGGCGCAATCGGCGGCGCTCGGCCCCACTGCGGAGCGCGACGCCGGTTTCGTCGTCGATCGCGCCGCGTGGCTGCGTGACACCGGCGCGTGGGGCACGGCGCGCACCTGGCTCGCGCAGCCGCGCACGCTCGATGCTCCGCCGTTCGACGCGCAGAAATATCTGGAGGCCCTGCTCGGCTTCGCGCGGGCGGCGGCGAACGATCATCAGGACGCGACCGTCTACGGCATCGCGCTGCAGGCCGACGCCGCCTTCGCCGCCGGCACCGACATCAGCGGGCGGCCGCTGGCAGAGCGCGATCCCTATACCAGTCTCGTCTGGCTGGGTGGCTGGACCGCGCTGAAGGGGCTCGAGCATCCCAAAGACGCCGAGGCGATGTTCGTACGCTATGCGCGCGGCTCGGCCACGCCGGGCACGCAGGCCAAGGGCAATTATTGGGCCGGGCGCGCGGCGCAGGCAGCAGGCGACGCGGCGGGTGCCGACATCCATCTTGCCGCTGCGGCCGCCAACGTCGATCAATTCTACGGCCAGCTCGCGACCGAGCGGCTCGGCCGCACCATATCCGTGCCGCCCGATCCCGCCGCGCCCGCCATCGCGCCGGCGACGCGCGCCACTTTCTATGACGGCGAACTGGTCCACGCCGCGCGCCTGCTCGGCCAGCAGCGCATGTGGCCCGAGCAGACCACCTTCGTCCGCCAGATCGCGCTGGGCGCCAAGAGCGATCAGGATCATGTTCTCGTCGGCGAACTGTCCCGTTCGATGGGGCGCCCCGATCTCGGCGTGATCGTCTCGCGCCAGGCGCGCGCCAGCGGCTCGCGCGACCCGATCCGCATCGGCTTTCCGCAGGTGACCGTGCCGCCGGCAATGCAGAGCCAGTGGACGATGGTCCACGCCATCGCCCGCCAGGAAAGCCAGTTCGATCGCGAGGCGATGAGCCCGGTGGGCGCGCGCGGCCTGCTCCAGCTCATGCCGGCGACCGCCAAGGAGCAAGCGGGCAAGCTCGGCCTGCCGTGGGAGCCGAGCCGGCTGACCGAGGATATCGGCTACAACGTCATGATCGGATCGGCCTTCTTCGACCGGATGCTGACTTATTATGACGGCAATTACGTGCTGGCGGTGGCGAGCTACAATGCCGGGCCGGGCAACGTGAACCGCTTCATCCGCAACAATGGCGACCCGCGCACGCCGCAGGTCGACGTGGTCGACTGGATCGAGAAGATCCCGCTCGCCGAGACGCGCGGCTATGTGCAGAAGGTGCTGGAGAATGCGGTCGTCTACGACCTGTTCAACCCCGCCCGCGCACGCACGCCGGAGAAAGACCGCCTGTCTTATTATCTCGGCAAGAAAAGCGCGGGCTGA
- the dapA gene encoding 4-hydroxy-tetrahydrodipicolinate synthase, whose amino-acid sequence MFKGSIPALVTPMRDGAIDETAFRALVDWQVAEGSSALVPCGTTGESATMSIAEHDRVVALCIEAAAGRVPVIAGCGSNDTVVALAHMRSAQAAGADAALVVLPYYNRPNQDGLIAHFTYLAERCDLPIIVYNVPGRTVTDIAVETLATLARLPTIVGVKDASGKVERVTAQRLACGTDFCQLSGNDDMALGFMAMGGVGCISVTANVAPRLCADFQAACREGRWDAALALQDRLYPLHAALFSDASPGPVKYALARVRPDFPTELRLPMTPPSAASRKAVDEALAWAGLV is encoded by the coding sequence ATGTTCAAGGGCTCGATCCCGGCACTGGTCACCCCCATGCGCGACGGCGCGATCGACGAGACGGCGTTCCGCGCGCTGGTCGATTGGCAGGTGGCGGAGGGCTCGTCGGCGCTCGTGCCGTGCGGCACCACCGGCGAAAGCGCGACCATGTCGATTGCCGAGCATGATCGGGTGGTCGCCTTGTGCATCGAGGCGGCAGCGGGTCGCGTGCCGGTCATCGCCGGCTGCGGATCGAACGACACGGTGGTGGCGCTCGCGCACATGCGCTCGGCGCAGGCGGCGGGGGCCGATGCGGCGCTGGTGGTGCTGCCTTATTACAACCGCCCCAACCAGGACGGGCTGATCGCGCACTTCACCTATCTGGCCGAGCGGTGCGACCTGCCGATCATCGTCTACAACGTCCCTGGCCGGACGGTGACCGACATCGCCGTCGAGACGCTGGCGACGCTCGCGCGGCTGCCCACCATCGTCGGCGTCAAGGATGCGAGCGGCAAGGTCGAGCGCGTCACCGCGCAGCGACTCGCCTGCGGCACCGATTTCTGCCAGCTGTCGGGCAATGACGACATGGCGCTCGGCTTCATGGCGATGGGCGGCGTCGGCTGCATCTCGGTCACCGCCAATGTCGCTCCGCGGCTGTGCGCCGACTTCCAGGCGGCTTGTCGCGAGGGGCGCTGGGACGCGGCGCTGGCGCTGCAGGACCGGCTCTATCCGCTCCACGCCGCGCTGTTCAGCGATGCGTCGCCTGGGCCGGTCAAATATGCGCTGGCGCGGGTGCGGCCCGATTTTCCGACCGAGTTGCGCCTGCCGATGACCCCGCCGTCCGCCGCCAGCCGCAAGGCGGTCGACGAGGCGCTCGCGTGGGCCGGTCTGGTCTGA
- the smpB gene encoding SsrA-binding protein SmpB: MARPRPLEFEKKKIVAENRRARFDYFLETFYEAGIALTGTEVKSLRFGEGSIAESYAEVKDGEVSLINANIPEFSHGNRFNHEPKRPRRLLLHEREIAKIATGIGREGMTLIPLAVYFNGRGRAKVELALAKGKKLHDKRATQQERDWKRDQQRLMRERG, encoded by the coding sequence ATGGCCCGTCCCCGTCCACTTGAGTTCGAGAAGAAGAAGATCGTCGCCGAGAACCGGCGCGCGCGCTTCGACTATTTCCTTGAGACCTTTTACGAGGCCGGCATTGCGCTGACCGGCACCGAGGTGAAATCGCTGCGCTTTGGCGAGGGCTCGATCGCCGAATCCTATGCCGAGGTGAAGGATGGCGAGGTCAGCCTCATCAACGCCAACATCCCCGAATTCAGCCACGGCAACCGCTTCAACCACGAACCCAAGCGTCCACGCCGCCTGCTGCTGCACGAACGCGAGATCGCCAAGATCGCGACCGGCATCGGCCGCGAGGGCATGACGCTCATCCCGCTGGCGGTCTATTTCAATGGGCGCGGGCGGGCGAAGGTCGAGCTGGCGCTGGCCAAGGGCAAGAAGCTGCACGACAAGCGCGCCACCCAGCAGGAGCGCGACTGGAAGCGCGACCAGCAGCGCCTGATGCGCGAGCGCGGATAA
- a CDS encoding response regulator, giving the protein MGGSGSASAPLALHRHRPSGGLLMIGVAALAVVTVFACWILLGGAPLAGAIVALLLAGAFAAGAAAGRPDKTERVEVTDWSLLRDVMSDGLDPLAITDRAGVLLGANPAYRALFGSALHPSNLPFSVEDMARLTEAARAAMREGRVEVHNLLLDDGPAIAILRRAGRRDDHLAWRFRRAGARNPYGVARALLDGRSGERLGDAGVMLVLADPDGTIVAANDVFAYRALGERKEKVAGQNLADLLRTSEDGAVRIARDGDDVPQLRVIPVPVGDDAAHGPAVFLLLDEDPEAISVAAARGAATVHLHGLLAMLPLGLALLERDGRFLFMNDAFRRAARIGPGEVAVYPSDLVLEEDKPIVSDAVRRFAAGRALPGDLAIQLKHLPEEPVALTIANAKGLGDAAVLLSLKDDSEESKLKRQIAQATKMQAVGQLAGGVAHDFNNILTAIMGHCDLMLMRHTPGDIDYDDIQQIKHNSNRAASLTRQLLAFSRQQTLRPQILQLPDVISEVSNLLRRLLGETVKLEVKHGRNLGLVRADPGQLEQVIVNLAVNGRDAMPNGGTLTLQTLPVTAAEVRRMRSEILPVADYTALRVSDTGTGIPPDIIGKIFEPFFTTKEVGKGTGLGLSTVYGIVKQTDGWIFAESELGRGTTFVIYLPIHHAAAELPTPAAQARVEAPSETWGTGTILLVEDEAMVRAVAERALTRQGYTVLTATNGEEALELLENGDAPDLLISDVVMPTMDGPTLVRAARAKFPDLPILFMSGYAEEQLRKSIDIDRVAFLPKPFSVHQLAQAARDVLLAQAG; this is encoded by the coding sequence ATGGGCGGCTCCGGATCGGCATCGGCGCCGCTCGCGCTGCACCGCCATCGGCCGTCCGGTGGGCTATTGATGATCGGCGTCGCCGCGCTTGCGGTCGTCACCGTCTTCGCATGCTGGATCCTGCTCGGCGGTGCGCCGCTGGCCGGCGCGATCGTCGCGCTGCTGCTGGCCGGCGCCTTCGCTGCCGGCGCCGCCGCGGGTCGACCCGACAAGACGGAGCGGGTCGAGGTCACCGACTGGTCGCTGCTGCGCGACGTGATGAGCGACGGCCTCGATCCGTTGGCGATCACCGATCGCGCCGGAGTGCTGCTGGGCGCCAATCCCGCCTATCGGGCGCTGTTCGGCAGCGCGCTCCACCCGTCGAATCTGCCTTTCTCGGTCGAGGACATGGCGCGACTGACCGAGGCCGCGCGCGCCGCGATGCGCGAGGGGCGGGTCGAGGTGCATAATCTTTTGCTGGATGACGGGCCGGCAATCGCCATCCTGCGGCGTGCCGGCCGGCGTGACGATCATCTTGCGTGGCGCTTCCGCCGCGCGGGCGCGCGCAACCCCTACGGCGTCGCGCGCGCATTGCTCGACGGTCGATCGGGCGAGCGGCTCGGCGATGCCGGCGTGATGCTGGTGCTGGCCGATCCCGACGGCACGATCGTCGCCGCCAACGACGTCTTCGCCTATCGCGCGCTGGGCGAGCGGAAGGAGAAGGTCGCAGGGCAGAATCTCGCCGATCTGCTGCGCACCAGCGAGGATGGCGCGGTCCGGATCGCGCGCGACGGCGATGACGTGCCGCAGCTGCGCGTCATTCCCGTGCCGGTCGGCGACGATGCCGCGCACGGGCCGGCCGTGTTCCTGCTGCTTGACGAAGATCCGGAGGCGATCAGCGTCGCCGCAGCGCGCGGCGCCGCCACCGTCCATCTTCACGGCCTGCTGGCGATGCTGCCGCTGGGGCTCGCTTTGCTGGAGCGCGACGGGCGCTTCCTGTTCATGAACGACGCCTTCCGCCGCGCCGCGCGGATTGGGCCGGGCGAGGTGGCGGTCTATCCCAGCGATCTGGTGCTGGAGGAGGACAAGCCGATCGTGTCCGATGCGGTGCGCCGCTTCGCCGCCGGACGCGCTTTGCCGGGCGATCTTGCGATCCAGTTGAAGCATCTTCCCGAGGAACCGGTGGCGCTCACCATCGCCAACGCCAAGGGGCTGGGCGACGCGGCCGTGCTGCTGAGCCTGAAGGACGACAGCGAGGAATCGAAGCTCAAGCGCCAGATCGCGCAGGCCACCAAGATGCAGGCGGTCGGCCAGCTCGCCGGCGGCGTCGCGCACGATTTCAACAACATCCTTACCGCGATCATGGGTCATTGCGACCTGATGCTGATGCGCCATACGCCCGGCGACATCGACTATGACGACATCCAGCAGATCAAGCATAACTCCAACCGCGCCGCCTCGCTGACGCGGCAATTGCTCGCTTTCTCGCGTCAGCAGACGCTGCGGCCGCAGATCCTGCAGTTGCCCGACGTCATCTCCGAAGTGTCGAACCTGCTACGCCGCCTGCTCGGCGAGACGGTAAAGCTGGAGGTTAAGCATGGCCGCAACCTGGGCCTCGTCCGCGCCGATCCCGGCCAGCTCGAGCAGGTGATCGTCAACCTTGCCGTGAACGGGCGCGACGCGATGCCGAATGGCGGCACGCTCACGCTGCAGACGCTGCCGGTCACCGCGGCCGAGGTGCGGCGGATGCGGAGCGAGATCCTGCCGGTGGCGGATTATACCGCGCTGCGCGTTTCCGACACCGGAACGGGCATCCCGCCCGACATCATCGGCAAGATCTTCGAACCGTTCTTCACCACCAAGGAAGTGGGGAAGGGCACGGGGCTCGGCCTGTCGACCGTCTACGGCATCGTCAAGCAGACCGATGGCTGGATCTTCGCGGAGAGCGAATTGGGTCGGGGCACGACCTTCGTCATCTACCTGCCGATCCATCATGCCGCCGCCGAGCTTCCCACGCCGGCGGCGCAGGCGCGGGTCGAGGCGCCCAGCGAGACCTGGGGCACCGGCACGATCCTGCTGGTCGAGGATGAGGCGATGGTGCGCGCCGTCGCGGAACGTGCGCTGACCCGCCAGGGCTATACCGTGCTGACCGCCACCAACGGCGAAGAGGCTCTCGAACTGCTGGAGAATGGCGACGCGCCCGATCTGCTCATATCGGACGTGGTGATGCCGACGATGGACGGCCCTACATTGGTTCGGGCGGCGCGCGCCAAGTTTCCCGATCTGCCCATCCTGTTCATGTCCGGCTATGCCGAGGAGCAATTGCGCAAGTCGATCGATATCGATCGCGTGGCCTTCCTGCCCAAGCCCTTTTCGGTCCACCAGCTTGCGCAGGCCGCGCGCGACGTGCTGCTGGCGCAGGCGGGATGA
- a CDS encoding response regulator yields MTAPLRILVIEDEPLIAMMIEDYLDLLGHVVAGTADNTTDALARLDEGVADAAILDVNLRDGPCWRVADALSARDVPFVLATGGHVVPPPAAHADAPQLPKPFTLDGIKQALETLAAR; encoded by the coding sequence ATGACCGCACCCCTGCGCATCCTCGTGATCGAGGACGAACCGCTCATCGCGATGATGATCGAGGATTATCTGGACCTTCTCGGCCACGTCGTCGCCGGTACTGCCGACAACACGACCGACGCGTTGGCGCGGCTGGACGAGGGTGTCGCCGACGCGGCGATCCTCGACGTCAACCTGCGCGATGGCCCGTGCTGGCGCGTCGCGGATGCGTTGAGCGCGCGGGACGTGCCGTTCGTGCTGGCGACTGGCGGGCATGTCGTGCCGCCGCCCGCCGCGCATGCCGACGCGCCGCAACTGCCCAAGCCGTTCACGCTGGACGGCATCAAGCAGGCGCTGGAGACGCTTGCCGCGCGTTAA
- the recA gene encoding recombinase RecA, whose protein sequence is MAAQLKLIGSDKEKAEMDRQKALDAALAQIDRAFGKGSAMKLGSRDKLEIEAISTGSLGLDIALGIGGLPRGRIVEIYGPESSGKTTLALHAIAEAQRNGGTAAFVDAEHALDPVYAKKLGVDIDELIVSQPDTGEQALEITDTLVRSNAIDVLVIDSVAALVPRAEIEGEMGDSHVGLQARLMSQALRKITGSISRSRTLVIFINQIRMKIGVMYGNPETTTGGNALKFYASVRLDIRRTGQIKDRDDIVGNATRVKVVKNKVAPPFKQVEFDIMYGEGISKVGEILDLGVKAGLVEKSGAWFSYDSIRIGQGRENSKTYLRENPEVCARLEKAIRGNAAEVSEALMAGPSEDDDA, encoded by the coding sequence ATGGCGGCACAGTTGAAGCTGATCGGTTCAGATAAGGAAAAGGCCGAGATGGACAGGCAGAAGGCGCTCGACGCCGCGCTCGCGCAGATCGATCGCGCGTTCGGCAAGGGCTCGGCGATGAAGCTCGGCTCGCGCGACAAGCTCGAGATCGAGGCGATCTCGACGGGGTCGCTCGGCCTCGACATCGCGCTCGGCATCGGCGGGCTGCCGCGCGGCCGTATCGTCGAGATTTACGGGCCGGAAAGCTCGGGCAAGACCACGCTGGCGCTCCACGCCATCGCCGAGGCGCAGCGCAATGGCGGCACGGCGGCGTTCGTCGATGCCGAGCATGCGCTCGATCCGGTCTACGCCAAGAAGCTGGGCGTCGATATTGACGAACTCATCGTCAGCCAGCCCGACACGGGCGAGCAGGCGCTCGAGATCACCGACACGCTCGTCCGCTCGAACGCGATCGACGTGCTGGTGATCGACTCGGTCGCGGCGCTGGTGCCGCGTGCGGAGATCGAGGGCGAGATGGGCGACAGCCATGTCGGCCTGCAGGCGCGCCTGATGAGCCAGGCGCTGCGCAAGATCACCGGCTCGATCAGCCGCTCGCGCACGCTCGTCATCTTCATCAACCAGATCCGCATGAAGATCGGCGTGATGTACGGCAATCCGGAGACGACCACCGGCGGCAACGCGCTCAAATTCTACGCATCGGTCCGCCTCGACATCCGCCGCACCGGCCAGATCAAGGATCGCGACGATATCGTCGGCAACGCGACCCGCGTGAAGGTGGTCAAGAACAAGGTCGCACCGCCGTTCAAGCAGGTCGAGTTCGACATCATGTATGGCGAAGGCATCTCGAAGGTCGGCGAGATCCTCGATCTCGGCGTCAAGGCGGGGTTGGTCGAGAAGTCCGGCGCCTGGTTCAGCTATGACAGCATCCGCATCGGCCAGGGGCGCGAGAATTCCAAGACCTATCTGCGCGAGAACCCCGAGGTCTGCGCGCGGCTGGAAAAGGCGATCCGCGGCAACGCCGCCGAGGTGAGCGAAGCGCTGATGGCCGGCCCGAGCGAAGACGACGACGCTTAA
- a CDS encoding class I SAM-dependent methyltransferase, with the protein MTSGAEWATRVGDVWADEWRRTDRTFAGLAPALDAAIDAQVSQDSSTALDVGCGAGSTSLALARRWPGLTITGLDISQRLAAVATARAEADGLANARFVAGNAAAPPALDPFDLIVSRHGVMFFDDPVAAFAALRAAARPGAALVFSCFRPTPLNPWVAELVECLTGKAPTPPTGYAPSPFAFADRAFTLSILEAAGWCDADTTIVDYDYLAGEGDDPIADAVRTFSLIGPVASILAAADPAARGGMVDRLRAALEPYHADGRVALPAAAWIWTARA; encoded by the coding sequence ATGACCAGCGGGGCGGAATGGGCGACTCGGGTCGGCGACGTCTGGGCCGACGAATGGCGGCGGACCGACCGCACCTTCGCCGGGCTCGCCCCGGCGCTGGACGCCGCGATCGACGCACAGGTTTCGCAAGATAGCAGCACCGCGCTCGACGTCGGTTGCGGCGCGGGTTCGACCAGCCTCGCGCTCGCCCGTCGCTGGCCCGGTCTCACCATCACCGGGCTCGACATCTCGCAGCGGCTGGCGGCGGTCGCGACCGCGCGCGCCGAGGCGGACGGCCTCGCCAATGCGCGCTTCGTCGCGGGCAACGCCGCCGCACCGCCCGCGCTCGATCCGTTCGACCTGATCGTCTCGCGCCACGGGGTCATGTTCTTCGACGATCCGGTCGCCGCCTTCGCCGCACTGCGGGCGGCGGCGCGGCCGGGCGCGGCTTTGGTCTTCTCCTGCTTCCGCCCGACGCCGCTCAATCCTTGGGTGGCGGAACTCGTCGAATGCCTGACCGGCAAGGCACCGACGCCGCCGACCGGCTATGCGCCGAGCCCCTTCGCCTTCGCCGATCGCGCCTTCACCCTCTCCATCCTCGAAGCGGCAGGCTGGTGCGACGCGGACACGACCATCGTCGACTATGACTATCTGGCGGGCGAGGGCGACGATCCGATCGCGGATGCTGTGCGCACCTTCAGCCTGATCGGCCCGGTCGCATCGATCCTCGCCGCGGCCGATCCGGCCGCGCGCGGCGGCATGGTCGACCGGCTGCGTGCGGCGCTGGAGCCCTATCACGCCGACGGCCGTGTCGCCTTGCCCGCCGCCGCCTGGATCTGGACCGCACGGGCGTGA